A single Rhipicephalus sanguineus isolate Rsan-2018 unplaced genomic scaffold, BIME_Rsan_1.4 Seq5279, whole genome shotgun sequence DNA region contains:
- the LOC125756710 gene encoding uncharacterized protein LOC125756710, with translation MAAARIQRWALYLGGYRYKLEYAPGRQLLNADALSRLPLRCQDAATEPEPEERTPQKAGLSPSEMLLGYQIRSRLDTCFPATTAPNSKKESDDFLPPTNCDVHVCNYGSN, from the exons ATGGCCGCAGCTCGCATCCAACGGTGGGCCCTCTACCTGGGAGGTTACCGTTACAAGCTTGAATATGCCCCAGGAAGGCAGCTACTGAATGCGGATGCTCTGAGCAGACTGCCGCTGCGGTGCCAAGATGCCGCCACGGAACCTGAACCCGAAGA AAGGACCCCACAGAAAGCCGGACTATCGCCATCGGAAATGCTGCTGGGGTACCAGATACGGTCACGGCTGGACACGTGCTTCCCTGCGACGACTGCACCCAATTCTAAAAAGGAAAGCGACGATTTCTTACCACCAACGAACTGTGATGTGCATGTCTGCAACTATGGGTCCAATG